The segment CTCTGTTTTATGGACGAAAATTGAAATAAACCTCCATATTTCCCTACTAGCTTAGAAAGTTTATGTATTGATAAAATGCTGTATATTCGATGTTCATTTGCATTATGGAGCGAAGCTTTCGAAAACATTTTTCCATGATAGTCAATGCCTCCGTCTAAAACTATATTTCGGGCAAGTTTAGGACGTAATTTAAACTTTGCGCTCGTTTTTAAGGGTAAAAAAAAGCCCGCTTGAATTGTAGGATCAATAGATACTGGTCCAGTAGACTTACTGAAATAGTCTGTATAAGTCGTGTCAGGGGATCGGTAGACGTTGTTGTCGTAACTTAGAAAGCCTATGTCGCTAGATATCTTGTAGATTAGGGGGTTGTCTCGTTTTGCTTCCACATTGGAAAACAGCAAGACTGATAATACAATACAATATACACCAATTTTCACATTGCGAGACAGGAAGTATATATGTTGCCTACTTAGACGATAGTTAAAATTGTGATTCATTTTTCACCAACACTTCTAGATAGAAGATTGTACTGCCTTTTTCAATTCTGAATTGTTAGGGTCTAATCGAAGAGCCTTTTGGAATTCAATTTTTGCTTGTGTACCATTTCCCGTTTGCTGTAGAAGTTTGGCGTATTGGAGGCGAACCGTCACGTCTGACGAATTAATATCAATTGCCTTTTCTAACATTCTAATTGCATCAATGTACCGATCGGTTTTCGTGTATACATCCGCGAGAAGTCGATATGCAGAAAGACTTTCGGGTTCTAGTTCTAGATATTTTGAAATAGCCTGCTCGGCTTGGTCATATTTCTTTAAAGTGTTACTTACCTTTCCATAGTTAAGCCATGCCTTGGCGTAACTAGAATCAGAATCAAGTATTGATCGATATAGATTCTCTGACTTGTTATACTCCTTTCTCCTACTATATCCCACGGCCAAATTCAGTTTCGCCTTGTGAAAATCAGGACGTATTTCCAGGGCCTTTTCATATGCTTCTATAGCCTTGTCGTATTTCTTCTGTTTACCGTATATACGACCAAGGTAATACCAGGATGAGGAATCATTTTCTTCGATCCTTAGTGCCGTTTCAAAAGAGCGGAGTGCGTTCTTTAGCTGATTGCCTGCCAGTTGGGTCTTTCCAAGTTGAAACCACGCATTGCCATACTGTTTATCCTGTTCTATAGCTTTATGAAAATAATTCTCGGCCTTATCTAATTTGCGTTGTTGTTTGTAGATCAATCCTATATTAAGTAAGGCCTTCGGATATTTCCCGTTGCTGTACTCAATTGCCTTCTTATAGGCTACTATCGCATTATTGTTGTCACCTTCGCCTGCCGCCGCTTTACCCAGGTTAAAGTACGCCTTAGGGTTGTGTCTTTGAGTAGCAAGAATGTCTTGGAATACTACTCTAGCGTTGGACCATTGTTCTTTTTGTAAATAGAGAAGGCCAAGATTCTGCCGAGCAACGGCATTATCTGGTTGAAGTAGTATTGCTTTCTCATAGACTTTGACAGCGGCACGCCAGTTACCCATGCGGCCATATACCGAGGCCAACTCGATGTGGGCACGATAATTATTGGGTGAAAGCCTGATGACGTCGTCTAATAACGATAATGCTTTGGAATTACCTTCCTCAGTATTGTCTTCAATTTTAGCTAACAGGAATCGAGCATTACTGTGGTCCGGCTTAATTTTGATGACGGAAGACAGCGCCTTTTTGGCACTGCCATATCTGGATTTTCCTAGCTTTACATATAGAGCACCTAGTCTATAGAGAGCAAGCGCCTTTCCATCTCCCCCTGTCATCTCAACTGCACGTGTGAGGAGTTCTTCTGCTTTAGTATAGTTTTCCGCTTCGACATAGGTAATGCCGAGTTGAAGATGAGCACGTTGGTGATACGGGACAAGTTTGATTAGTTGCTCGAAGTCCATTTGTGCCTTTTCGATTTCGCCAGTCTTCCTGAAGTAAATACCTCTACTGAGAAAGGCATTTGCATAGACAGGTGTTGTTTTGAGAGCCTTTTCAAAAAAACTGAGCGCTTTCTGGTCCTTTCCTTCTTTGTAGTAAAGATTACCCATTTCGGTTAAAAGTTGTGATGTCGGTTTCTTGTCAAGCAATGTTTGCAGCGCTTTTTCGGCTTCAGGCCACATCTTCTTCTGAATTAAAGCTGCAGCTGCGCCGTAAAGAGGATCGGCTGAACGCTTAAGGGAAAATTCAATTTCATCGGCCGATACGAGATTTCTATCTTCTTCATCCGCCACTACATCGGTACTATTTATCTCAACAATTATTGCCTGTTCCTTTTCTACTGATGCGACAATCTCCGCATACAATAGGGAAAGAAACAAAAGTGTTATCACTACAAGTACGGGAACAAAACTTTCTACCAGTATCTTTCTCATGTTAGTTTATGCCCCCGAGTTGGTTCCAATATTGGACAAAATATCTCTCATACCCTTGTTGTTGACATTCTGTATCTCTATACCGGGTCGTACGTTAATTTCGAGAATTTTTGGTCCGTCTACTGACAGTGCTACGTCAATACCTAGATATTTTAGTGGAACTGTTTTAGAAACAGTCTTTGCAATTTCAATAATTTCCTTCCAATAGGCGATTTCTTTTCCAATGAGTTCGTTCCCCGTGTCGGGATGTCTATCGATGAAGCCTCCCTCCATGGTAGCGTGGTGCGTTGTGCCGGTTTCTATGTCTATACCGACACCTATGGCACCTTGATGTAGGTTCGCACGTCCCTCGGACGCTCGTGTAGGTAGTCTCATCATGGCCAGTGCTGGGTAGTCGTTGTACATAATGACGCGTACATCGGCCAATCCCATGGCTGCGATTGCATCTATAGTTGGGTGTTGCAGTATGCGCTGCTCAATGATCGCCTCATCTCTTATACCAAACGAATAAATTCCAAATATGATGTCACAGAGATGTCGTCGAATATCTTCAACTGAGTAGGGTTTTCCATTGACTCCGTACCAATAATGTTCATCTTTGCGTACGATTACGATAATGCCGCCCCCACCACTACCACGTGCCGGTTTTATGACAAAATCATGAAGGTCTGCAAGATCTTTAGCGAGTGTTCGCAAGTCAAAGAAATAGCCGTATATATGATAATTTTTTGGGAATGGTACAGATGCATCCTCAAGATAACGCTTAGTAAGCAATTTATCGTCAGCTATTGGAAAGTCAACACGACTGTTGTTTGGGTAGACATACTCAAGGTTTCGTTGATTCATAGAGAGAACTTGTGATGATTTCGCAAGTATAGATCTTACTTTGATAAGCGCTGATTTCATGCGTTTTGCGCTCCAAATATTAGTTTTCTGAATCTTATGAATTCAGAAAAACGCATGCCTATCCAACGCCCCAACCACAGATTTAGTGCGATTGGAATTAGAATTAACTCAGGAAACGCAAGAATCGTGCTTTGCAGAAAGATTGACTCCATTACCGTATAACAAGCGGCAATCACTACGATAGTAGAAAGCGTTATTCGCGTCGACTTAAGTATCCCTTGTTCTGCCTCAAGTATCGCAAATCGTTCTGCAGTGATTGCAAGTATGGCAATCGGAAATAACGAGACATGCGCGAGTTCGAACATTCCCAGTTCGGCGCCGACGACGGCGAGACTGAGCAGGACAACGACAACCGTTGTTAACATAATCGCCATTTTTGGTGAATGTAGTAGCTGTAGCCAATCCAATACTTTTCGGACGCTCGCAGACACCACAATTATAAGTACAAAACCAATGACGCCCCAGAAAAGACCGGATTCTCTAGCGGCAGCCGCAATGAGTGCCGGGAGAAAGGTACCGAATGTTTCCATGCCAATTACGTTTCGAAATACGACCACGACAAATGCACCCAATGGAATCATCAGTACTATTTTTAGAAGGTCCTGAGAGATGCCGACTTTTTCAAAAAGACTATAGAAGTGGATAATGCTAAAGATAGACTCACTAAGTTTTTCCTGCGCTTCCGTTCTAGGAACCATACGCGTACGCGTCTTAAACATATACTGAAAATTGACATTGGCGGTGTGTTTGAATAGGGATTTATCCTCGTAGTATAGGGTTAAATAGTTCGACGGAAGGCTGGCGAAATGATTGTTGATTGTGTCAAACGGTACCCAATGGGAATTGATATACAATTCAACCCACTGGTGACTCGTACGCTTGCTACCCGGGTTGAGTATGAAGCCACCGACAAGACGCGCGGGTATACCCATCTTTCGTGCGATGGCGACAAAGAGACGACCCTTTCCATTACAACTGGCCTCTCCCAGTTTCAATGCGGTTAGCGCATCGGTAAAACCTGAAAACTTTCTGTTGGCAAAATCGTCTTGTAAGTGTCTATGTAGACGACTAACAATTTGGAGGATATTGGCCGTACGCTCTGGAAAAAGCTCCTGAACTTTTTTATCAATAAGTGGATCACCGATCTGTACGCCCTCTTCCTCCAGCAGATACTTCGATACGTTGTCAGTATAGGATTTTGGAATGACGATATCGTCAGGGATAACGTATTGAATGGCTTTCGCCTGAACCAGAAAGGAGTAGCTGACGTTATGATGTCCTTCGACGGCGTCAGCACTCCAAGTGGCTAGTCGATTCGTTTCGTCTGAATCGATAGTAAGTGAGAAAATACCTGAGGTGTTATTTTCGTTCAATATTCTCTGTCGTGTATCTGTTTTTGGCAAAAACGTACTCATGGAGATATCGTCGCCATGACCATCAACCTGCATGTTGATGTCCAGTAGGTAACTGTTCACCGGAACTAGGCTCGCAAGAGGATAGTCCAGGTAGAACAGCTTGTAGGTCATAATAGATAGAGGAACAATGATAAAAAGTGCAATAAGGGCGACAAAAGTCGCCGTTCTTGCGTTTTTTCTATTTCTGCTATCTATGGTCATGACTTCTTATTCCTATATACAAGTGTGTGCAGCGGCAACGATATCATCGATATGCGTCTGCGCCGTTGAGGCATAGCTGCTAGTAGGATAGGTATCGACTACCTTCTGCATCTCGGTCGTCTCGTTTACACAGTCGTTCTCAAGATGATAGGTGTAACCAATATAGTACTGCGCATTGTCAGCGTATGAACTCGTAGGGTAGTTGGTGATGACCAGAGCATAGGTGGAACGCGCGAGAGCGTAATCCGGTGTGGAATTTCTACGGTAGCTATGTCCCTTATAGTAAAGAGCGTTGTCTGCGCTGCTTCCATCGGGATAACCGGTAATAACCTTGTCGAATTCAACGATCGCCTGATCGTACATACCTTGTGCGTAGTATGCTTTTCCAGTTTCATACAGGGCGTTGTCCAAGTTTGTACTTGTCGGATAATTTGTCGAATTTAACTTGGCGAATTCCCCGATCGCCTTTTCATAATCGGTAGCAGCAAGCGTGATATCAGCAATACCTCGATATGACTTCCCAATATAGAGTTGTGCGTTGTCGGCATAGGACGATGTTGAGTAGTCAGCAAGCAAGCTTGCGAACGAACTTATTGCAGGTAGATAGAGCTTGTCATCTTCTGGCTGACCTGCTGCGGCTGCGGCTGCGTTCATGTCGCCCGCATAGGAATAATGCGTCTTGCCAGTCTCGTAAATAGCGTTATCTAAACTGGTGCTACCGGGATAGTTAGTCGCATTTACAAGTGCGAATGCTACGATCGCAGCGTCATAGTCACTTTTGTTTTTTGTGATATCAGCGATCTCTTGATAGCTCTTTCCTATATAGATCTGCGCGTTATCTGCACTTGAAGACCCAGGGTTATCAGTAATCAATTTCTGGAATGCGGTAATTGCGGTTTGAAATAAGGTCGTATCAGCTGCCAGATTTGATGATACCGCGACTTGGTTAGCATCTACGGCGGAGTCAAAGTGAACTTTTCCGATTTGGTATTGCGAATTATCCGCCCAACTACTAGTTGGATAAGTAGTAATTAGTAGCTCAAATGCTGCGATGGCTTCAGAATACATCTTTTGATCGTGATAGCTCTTCGCGATGTAGTACTGGGCATTGTCTAATCGTGAGCTCGAACTATTGTTGGTAATGAACGCATTTAGCTCAGTAACCGCTGTGGCGTAGTCTGCGGCATCATAATAGGATTTCGCAATGCTATAGGCGGAGTCGTCAACGAGACTACTGTCACTATAGTTGGAAATGACCTCCTGGAAGGCTGCACGTGCCTCGGAGAACATGTTTTGTTGGACAAGCGTTTTACCTTTCCAGTAGTACGCTTCGGCGATAAGTGGGCTGTCCGGGAAATTGGTGATCAGCGTATTGAGGTCTGTCGACGCACTTGTGAAGTCGTTTGTCCAATATTCTGCTTTCGCAAGATATAAATAGGCATCATCCGCATTGCTTCCACTAGGATCGTCACTTATCGCATTCTTGAATAAGGGGATTGCGCCTTGATAATTTTTTGCATCGTAAAGCGCAACGCCCTCCTGGTAGGTGTCTGTTTTGGAGCAGGCGGTCGTTAGTATAAAAAGTAGAACATAGATTAATGTTGCTACTCGGAAAAATAATGTTTTGCTACAACTTATTGATTTCATGTCTCTCTCCAGTTTCGCTATTGGTGTATTAACGACCGAGGGGTGTGTTACTGTAATGTCAATCAAATGGTTTCTAACTTAATAGAAATCATCCCCATGTACACGCAATAGTCTGATCCTAATAAGTTTGGGAATAATTTCCTAATCTATGTATCGTCTTGTTTAGATAGGCTGCCAGATAAGTTCTCTGGTTCTGTGACGTGTTTTGCGATTGTGGAGAGTTAACGGCCGTAAATCGTAATGAACAAATTTGACGGATAGTCGTGTATAGCGCGTAATTACACTTGAGATTTGTTCTTGGTCCTATTGAGAAAGGCTAGTCCCTCATAGACAAACGTGAACTCCAAGATTAATGTCATCGATATGTACTTGGGCACGTGGTACGTAGGAACTTGTCGTATAGGTGGAAATAAAGCTTTGCATAGCAGCTAATTCGTTTACACAATCACCCTCCAAATGATAGTTGTAGGCATTGAAATACGTCGCATTGTCAGCATAAGAGCTTGCCGGAAAGTCCCTGAGTAATAGAGTGAATGCGTCCCGAGCAAGAATAGTATTCGGCGCGTTCATTCTCTGAAGACTTCTTCCATAGTAGTACCAAGCCTCGTCGAGGTAACTGCTATTTGGAAATAGAACGGTAAAATCATCTAACGACACGCTGGCCTGGTCGAATAGATTGTGATCGTATTGTAGTTTACCGATGTAGTATTTGGCGTTGTCTAGATATGGACTCGTTATATATTCCGGTGATTCCAGCGTCGTGTATGCAAGCAATGCGTTATCGAAGTCGGTTTGCGCCGAGGTCAACTCGAATAGTCGATGAAAGCTTCTGGCGAGATAGTATTGCGCTATATCTTCGCTTCCCGTTATTGAGCTATTTGCGAGAATTAGGTTAAATTTTTCTATTGCTGTATTGTAAAGTGCTATATTATTTGTGGTTGCGGAGACAGCCTGGTCGTAATAAAATTTTGCGATGTAAAATTCGGCGTCGTCTAGATAGACGCTGGATGGAAAATTCGTTACGAGCGTAGTGTAGAATCCTTCAGCTACGCTAATATTCCCTAATCGTAGGTTACTTCTGACTATGTAGTAGTAGGCATTCTCAACATATGCCGATAGCGGAAATTTGTCGATGAATGTGTTCAATTCATAGCTAGCAGTATCAAACAGCGCAGTATTCGCGCTTAACTCGCCTTCGTCATAGTACGAGGCGCACCGATAGTAATTGGCATTGTCGGCATATGTGCCGTCAGGATAGGAAGATACGATAATATCGTACTTCATTCTTGCTGCCTCGAATTGATTTTTCCGGTGCATTATTCTCGCAACATAATATAGGCTGGAATCGAATACATTGGAGTTCGGAAAGTCAGTGATAACGATAATGAACTCATCGATTGCTGCATTGTAGTTGGTCTGAAAATAGTAAATTTTTCCGAGCTGATAGCTCGCTTCATCAATCCATTTGCTTAGCGGATAGCCAGACTTGAGCTGGTTGAATTTTTCAATTGCGGATGGGTTGTCACCTAGTTCCTGGTAGGATCGTGCCAGGTAGTACATGACATTGTCGGATTTAGGGGATGAACTTACTTCCTTCATGTATTGTTCAAATAGCTCAACAGCGACCAGAAAGGATTTCTCTGAATAGTATGTTTTGGCGATACCATACTTTGAGGGGATAACGTAGGTTCCCGTCGGATATTTGTCTAGTACGACCTGAAAGTCTGTTCGTGCTTCTAAGTTCATGTCTAATTGTTGTAAAGTCAAGGCGCGCCAGTAGTAAAATTGATCAGCTTCCCCATCGTCAGCATACAATTGTAACGCCTTATCCAGTATGTCCTTTGCCAGGTCAAAGCTGCCTAATCGGTAATAGGATTTGGCCAGTAGAATTTGAGCATCCTTCACGTATATACCCGAAGAATAGGTTTCTAGGTAAGCGGTAAGCTCACTGATAGCGGCTGCATAATCCTTGCTTTCGTAGTCGTTTGTGCCTTTGGTTACCATAGCCTTTTCTATTGCGGCAGTAGACTCTGCTATGGAATAGTCGTTTTGTTCAGTGTTAGGTTCTGGTCCAGGGTTATCTTCTGTGTCAATTGCTTGATCAGCGACCGATTGGGGGGCTGCAGGTGTAGTAGTCCAGAATATGTCCGAGAAACAACCGTTAAGACTCAGTAGGGATGACAAGGTTAAGAGCTTTAATATTGAAGCGATACGCATTTACCGATTCTAGGCGTCTATAATTTAGTCGTACTTATGAAGTGTGAGCGGAGGGTTAAACATACAATTTTCCGCAGTGGGCTGGTAATGGCGTGCC is part of the Gammaproteobacteria bacterium genome and harbors:
- a CDS encoding UUP1 family membrane protein; this translates as MTIDSRNRKNARTATFVALIALFIIVPLSIMTYKLFYLDYPLASLVPVNSYLLDINMQVDGHGDDISMSTFLPKTDTRQRILNENNTSGIFSLTIDSDETNRLATWSADAVEGHHNVSYSFLVQAKAIQYVIPDDIVIPKSYTDNVSKYLLEEEGVQIGDPLIDKKVQELFPERTANILQIVSRLHRHLQDDFANRKFSGFTDALTALKLGEASCNGKGRLFVAIARKMGIPARLVGGFILNPGSKRTSHQWVELYINSHWVPFDTINNHFASLPSNYLTLYYEDKSLFKHTANVNFQYMFKTRTRMVPRTEAQEKLSESIFSIIHFYSLFEKVGISQDLLKIVLMIPLGAFVVVVFRNVIGMETFGTFLPALIAAAARESGLFWGVIGFVLIIVVSASVRKVLDWLQLLHSPKMAIMLTTVVVVLLSLAVVGAELGMFELAHVSLFPIAILAITAERFAILEAEQGILKSTRITLSTIVVIAACYTVMESIFLQSTILAFPELILIPIALNLWLGRWIGMRFSEFIRFRKLIFGAQNA
- the bamD gene encoding outer membrane protein assembly factor BamD, with the protein product MRIASILKLLTLSSLLSLNGCFSDIFWTTTPAAPQSVADQAIDTEDNPGPEPNTEQNDYSIAESTAAIEKAMVTKGTNDYESKDYAAAISELTAYLETYSSGIYVKDAQILLAKSYYRLGSFDLAKDILDKALQLYADDGEADQFYYWRALTLQQLDMNLEARTDFQVVLDKYPTGTYVIPSKYGIAKTYYSEKSFLVAVELFEQYMKEVSSSPKSDNVMYYLARSYQELGDNPSAIEKFNQLKSGYPLSKWIDEASYQLGKIYYFQTNYNAAIDEFIIVITDFPNSNVFDSSLYYVARIMHRKNQFEAARMKYDIIVSSYPDGTYADNANYYRCASYYDEGELSANTALFDTASYELNTFIDKFPLSAYVENAYYYIVRSNLRLGNISVAEGFYTTLVTNFPSSVYLDDAEFYIAKFYYDQAVSATTNNIALYNTAIEKFNLILANSSITGSEDIAQYYLARSFHRLFELTSAQTDFDNALLAYTTLESPEYITSPYLDNAKYYIGKLQYDHNLFDQASVSLDDFTVLFPNSSYLDEAWYYYGRSLQRMNAPNTILARDAFTLLLRDFPASSYADNATYFNAYNYHLEGDCVNELAAMQSFISTYTTSSYVPRAQVHIDDINLGVHVCL
- the bamD gene encoding outer membrane protein assembly factor BamD, with protein sequence MKSISCSKTLFFRVATLIYVLLFILTTACSKTDTYQEGVALYDAKNYQGAIPLFKNAISDDPSGSNADDAYLYLAKAEYWTNDFTSASTDLNTLITNFPDSPLIAEAYYWKGKTLVQQNMFSEARAAFQEVISNYSDSSLVDDSAYSIAKSYYDAADYATAVTELNAFITNNSSSSRLDNAQYYIAKSYHDQKMYSEAIAAFELLITTYPTSSWADNSQYQIGKVHFDSAVDANQVAVSSNLAADTTLFQTAITAFQKLITDNPGSSSADNAQIYIGKSYQEIADITKNKSDYDAAIVAFALVNATNYPGSTSLDNAIYETGKTHYSYAGDMNAAAAAAGQPEDDKLYLPAISSFASLLADYSTSSYADNAQLYIGKSYRGIADITLAATDYEKAIGEFAKLNSTNYPTSTNLDNALYETGKAYYAQGMYDQAIVEFDKVITGYPDGSSADNALYYKGHSYRRNSTPDYALARSTYALVITNYPTSSYADNAQYYIGYTYHLENDCVNETTEMQKVVDTYPTSSYASTAQTHIDDIVAAAHTCI
- a CDS encoding tetratricopeptide repeat protein — its product is MRKILVESFVPVLVVITLLFLSLLYAEIVASVEKEQAIIVEINSTDVVADEEDRNLVSADEIEFSLKRSADPLYGAAAALIQKKMWPEAEKALQTLLDKKPTSQLLTEMGNLYYKEGKDQKALSFFEKALKTTPVYANAFLSRGIYFRKTGEIEKAQMDFEQLIKLVPYHQRAHLQLGITYVEAENYTKAEELLTRAVEMTGGDGKALALYRLGALYVKLGKSRYGSAKKALSSVIKIKPDHSNARFLLAKIEDNTEEGNSKALSLLDDVIRLSPNNYRAHIELASVYGRMGNWRAAVKVYEKAILLQPDNAVARQNLGLLYLQKEQWSNARVVFQDILATQRHNPKAYFNLGKAAAGEGDNNNAIVAYKKAIEYSNGKYPKALLNIGLIYKQQRKLDKAENYFHKAIEQDKQYGNAWFQLGKTQLAGNQLKNALRSFETALRIEENDSSSWYYLGRIYGKQKKYDKAIEAYEKALEIRPDFHKAKLNLAVGYSRRKEYNKSENLYRSILDSDSSYAKAWLNYGKVSNTLKKYDQAEQAISKYLELEPESLSAYRLLADVYTKTDRYIDAIRMLEKAIDINSSDVTVRLQYAKLLQQTGNGTQAKIEFQKALRLDPNNSELKKAVQSSI